A portion of the Papilio machaon chromosome Z, ilPapMach1.1, whole genome shotgun sequence genome contains these proteins:
- the LOC106717022 gene encoding calcitonin gene-related peptide type 1 receptor-like encodes MFCTIDSYATEIVTPEGLYCPRVFDGFACWNETRAGTTVHQPCPSIVIGFDSRRLAHKRCTEYGRWEVNPDTNETWSDYTDCVDLEDLTFRKIVNNIYIYGYKISTVAVTISMILLQYLRSLRCPRTLIHKHLYGSYVVNNVIWILWYKLVIEKVEVVQQNNLWCQLLHILTMYGMEANYMWMFAEGLHLFLILNVVSYISDNTNFDIFLTPWFSIFNKNLLIIFNHTNYALSLCWLEYHDSYWFITVPVLLSLVISFVQLSGLHAEPLRFLHPVESPRRQGGKRRIVVDSGRVRYHIGRENIRPRPVWLSTRSVAQSKDNVVPLFGLHYIFYPIRPAPGSTLEIVYEISVALLTSTQGLLVAILFCFMNNDVQTALKAKLGRRIEREDNGDIPMAGITVRDSEANTRDNSE; translated from the exons atgttttgtacCATAGATTCGTATGCTACGGAAATCGTTACACCGGAAGGCTTGTATTGCCCACGCGTCTTCGATGGCTTCGCGTGCTGGAACGAAACCAGGGCGGGTACTACTGTACATCAACCGTGCCCGTCCATCGTCATAGGTTTTGACTCAAGGCGGCTGGCACATAAGAG ATGCACCGAGTATGGAAGGTGGGAAGTGAACCCGGACACCAATGAGACCTGGTCTGACTACACCGACTGCGTAGACCTCGAGGACTTAACG ttcCGGAAAATTGTCaacaatatctatatatatggCTACAAAATCTCTACGGTTGCTGTCACCATTTCTATGATTCTTTTGCAATACCTAAG GTCCCTGCGATGTCCCCGGACATTGATTCATAAGCATTTATATGGATCATACGTCGTGAATAACGTGATTTGGATATTATGGTACAAGTTAGTTATCGAGAAAGTCGAGGTTGTTCAACAGAATAAC CTTTGGTGCCAACTACTACATATATTGACGATGTATGGCATGGAGGCCAATTATATGTGGATGTTTGCGGAAGGACTGCATTTGTTCTTAATCCTAAATGTGGTAAGTTACATTTCAGATAATACTAACTTTGATATTTTCCTTACACCTTGGTTttcgatttttaataaaaatttattaatcatttttaaccACACCAACTATGCTTTGAGCTT ATGCTGGCTTGAGTATCATGACTCGTACTGGTTCATCACCGTACCTGTGCTTCTTAGTCTTGTAATCTCTTtcg TTCAATTATCGGGATTACATGCTGAACCTTTAAGGTTCCTTCATCCTGTGGAAAGTCCCCGGCGACAGGGCGGAAAGCGTCGTATTGTGGTGGATTCAGGCCGGGTTCGGTACCATATAGGGAGAGAGAATATACGACCACGACCCGTTTGGTTATCGACCCGTAGCGTTGCTCAGAGCAAAGATAATGTT gtcCCGCTCTTCGGTCTGCACTACATATTCTATCCGATCCGCCCTGCCCCTGGATCTACGTTAGAAATAGTGTATGAGATATCTGTGGCACTTTTGACTAGCACTCAg GGTCTGCTTGTTGCTATCTTATTTTGCTTCATGAACAATGACGTCCAAACGGCTCTTAAGGCTAAACTAGGAAGGAGAATTGAGCGAGAGGACAACGGAGACATCCCAATGGcag GTATAACTGTGAGGGACAGCGAGGCGAATACTCGTGATAATTCCGAGTAA